The Microbacterium luteum genome includes a region encoding these proteins:
- a CDS encoding thiamine-binding protein, with protein MLIAFSVAPSGTGNVDGSVHDAVAAAVRIVRDSGLPHRTTSMFTEIEGEWDEVMGVVKAATEAVMPFGSRVSLVLKADIRPGYSGELDAKIERLESAIDDAE; from the coding sequence ATGCTCATCGCCTTCTCCGTCGCGCCGAGCGGCACCGGAAACGTCGACGGCTCGGTGCACGACGCCGTCGCCGCGGCGGTCCGGATCGTCCGCGACAGCGGACTGCCTCACCGCACCACCTCGATGTTCACCGAGATCGAGGGGGAGTGGGACGAGGTCATGGGCGTCGTGAAGGCCGCCACCGAAGCCGTCATGCCCTTCGGATCACGGGTCTCGCTCGTGCTGAAGGCCGACATCCGGCCCGGGTACTCCGGCGAGCTCGACGCGAAGATCGAGCGCCTCGAGTCCGCCATCGACGACGCGGAGTAG